GACAAGGAATTTCGCTACCTTAGGACCGTTATAGTTACGGCCGCCGTTTACTGGGGCTTCGATCAGGAGCTTCTCTTTCGATTACACCATCAATTAACCTTCCAGCACCGGGCAGGCATCACACCCTATACGTCCACTTTCGTGTTTGCAGAGTGCTGTGTTTTTAATAAACAGTTGCAGCCAGCTGGTATCTTCGACCGGTTCAACCTTCAGGGGCAAGCCCTTACAATCTACGCCGGCGCACCTTCTCCCGAAGTTACGGTGCTATTTTGCCTAGTTCCTTCACCCGAGTTCTCTCAAGCGCCTGAGTATTCTCTACCTGACCACCTGTGTCGGTTTTCAGTACGGTTTAGATAAACCTGAAGCTTAGTGGCTTTTCCTGGAAGTGTGGTATCGGTTACTTCAGCTCCGTAGAGCCTCGTCATCATCTCTCAGTGTTAAAGAAGTCCGGATTTGCCTAAACTTCACACCTACTAACTTAAACGCACATATCCAACAGTGCGATAACCTAACCTGCTCCGTCCCCACATCGCAGTTTATCCAAGTACGGGAATATTAACCCGTTTCCCATCGACTACGCTTTTCAGCCTCGCCTTAGGGGCCGACTCACCCTGCCCCGATTAACGTTGGACAGGAACCCTTGGTCTTCCGGCGAACGGGTTTTTCACCCGTTTTATCGTTACTTATGTCAGCATTCGCACTTCTGATACGTCCAGCAAACCTCTCGATTCACCTTCTTCCGCTTACAGAACGCTCCCCTACCCAACAGACTTTCGTCTGATGCCGCAGCTTCGGTGCTATATTTGAGCCCCGTTACATCTTCCGCGCAGGCCGACTCGACTAGTGAGCTATTACGCTTTCTTTAAATGATGGCTGCTTCTAAGCCAACATCCTAGCTGTCTAAGCCTTCCCACTTCGTTTCCCACTTAATATAGACTTTGGGACCTTAGCTGGCGGTCTGGGTTGTTTCCCTCTCCACGACGGACGTTAGCACCCGCCGTGTGTCTCCTGAGTATCACTCTTCGGTATTCGTAGTTTGCATCGGGTTGGTAATCCGGGATGGACCCCTAGCCGAAACAGTGCTCTACCCCCGAAGGTGTCCGCTCAAGGCTCTACCTAAATAGATTTCGGGGAGAACCAGCTATCTCCCGGTTTGATTGGCCTTTCACCCCCAGCCACAAGTCATCCGCTAATTTTTCAACATTAGTCGGTTCGGTCCTCCAGTTAGTGTTACCCAACCTTCAACCTGCCCATGGCTAGATCACCGGGTTTCGGGTCTATACCTTGCAACTATTCGCCCAGTTAAGACTCGGTTTCCCTTCGGCTCCCCTATTCGGTTAACCTCGCTACAAAATATAAGTCGCTGACCCATTATACAAAAGGTACGCAGTCACCCTTTCAGGCTCCCACTGCTTGTACGTACAAGGTTTCAGGTTCTATTTCACTCCCCTCACCGGGGTTCTTTTCGCCTTTCCTTCACAGTACTGGTTCACTATCGGTCAATCAGGAGTATTTAGCCTTGGAGGATGGTCCCCCCATCTTCAAACAGGATATCACGTGTCCCGCCCTACTTATCGTTAGCTTAGTACCATGACCTGGACTTCGAGTACGGGGCTATCACCCTGTATCGCCAAACTTCCCAGCTTGTTCCTCTGTCTCTGTCATTATCACTAACAGGCTCCTTCGCGTTCGCTCGCCGCTACTAACGAAATCTCGGTTGATTTCTTTTCCTCGGGGTACTTAGATGTTTCAGTTCTCCCGGTTTGCCTCACTTACCTATGTATTCAGTAAGTGATAGTAGATTCTTCATCTACTGGGTTTCCCCATTCGGACATCTTGGATTAAACGCCTCTTATCGACTCATCCAAGCTTTTCGCAGATTAGCACGTCCTTCATCGCCTCTGATTGCCAAGGCATCCACCTTGTACGCTTAGTCACTTAACTATACAACCTCAAAAATTCTTGATGTTGTGTTTTCAACTAAACACTTGATTGCTTTTGTTCAATCAAGATTTTATTCTTACTCAGACTTTTTCTTATCCTTTAAGGACTTGAAAGTCTCTTCAGTTTTTCAGCTTGTTTCCTGGTTGTTAAAGAACAGAAGATAATAAAGTTATCTTTATTTGGCGTCCCCACGGGGATTCGAACCCCGGTTACCGCCGTGAAAGGGCGATGTCCTAGGCCTCTAGACGATGGGGACAACAAATAAAGATACTCTATCTTACACTTTGCTTACGCACTTTTCTCTCTTCATTCATTTTCTACAATATATCAATCAATCTGTGTGGACACTTATTGTCTCTCGTTTTTGGTAAGGAGGTGATCCAACCGCAGGTTCCCCTACGGTTACCTTGTTACGACTTCACCCCAGTCATGAATCATACCGTGGTAAACGCCCTCCAAAAGGTTAAGCTATCTACTTCTGGTACAACCCACTCCCATGGTGTGACGGGCGGTGTGTACAAGGCCCGGGAACGTATTCACCGCAACATTCTGATTTGCGATTACTAGCGATTCCGACTTCATGGAGTCGAGTTGCAGACTCCAATCCGGACTTAGACGTACTTTGTGAGATTCGCTCCAGCTCGCACTCTCGCTTCCCTCTGTATACGCCATTGTAGCACGTGTGTAGCCCTACTCGTAAGGGCCATGATGACTTGACGTCATCCCCACCTTCCTCCGGTTTATCACCGGCAGTCTCCTTTGAGTTCCCGACCGAATCGCTGGCAACAAAGGATAAGGGTTGCGCTCGTTGCGGGACTTAACCCAACATTTCACAACACGAGCTGACGACAGCCATGCAGCACCTGTCTCAGAGTTCCCGAAGGCACCAATCCATCTCTGGAATGTTCTCTGGATGTCAAGAGTAGGTAAGGTTCTTCGCGTTGCATCGAATTAAACCACATGCTCCACCGCTTGTGCGGGCCCCCGTCAATTCATTTGAGTTTTAACCTTGCGGCCGTACTCCCCAGGCGGTCGATTTATCACGTTAGCTACGGGCGCCAAACTCAAAGTTCAACCCCCAAATCGACATCGTTTACAGCGTGGACTACCAGGGTATCTAATCCTGTTTGCTCCCCACGCTTTCGCACATGAGCGTCAGTACATTCCCAAGGGGCTGCCTTCGCCTTCGGTATTCCTCCACATCTCTACGCATTTCACCGCTACACGTGGAATTCTACCCCTCCCTAAAGTACTCTAGACTCCCAGTCTGAAATGCAATTCCCAGGTTAAGCCCGGGGCTTTCACACCTCACTTAAAAGTCCGCCTGCGTGCCCTTTACGCCCAGTTATTCCGATTAACGCTCGCACCCTCCGTATTACCGCGGCTGCTGGCACGGAGTTAGCCGGTGCTTCTTCTGTAGTTAACGTCAATTGGCTAGCCTATTAAACTAACCACCTTCCTCGCTACCGAAAGAACTTTACAACCCGAAGGCCTTCTTCATTCACGCGGCATGGCTGCGTCAGGGTTGCCCCCATTGCGCAATATTCCCCACTGCTGCCTCCCGTAGGAGTCTGGGCCGTGTCTCAGTCCCAGTGTGGCTGGTCATCCTCTCAGACCAGCTAGAGATCGTCGGCTTGGTGAGCCTTTACCTCACCAACTACCTAATCCCACTTGGGCTCATCTTATGGCATGTGGCCCGAAGGTCCCACACTTTAATCTTTCGATATTACGCGGTATTAGCTACAGTTTCCCGTAGTTATCCCCCTCCATAAGCCAGATTCCCAAGCATTACTCACCCGTCCGCCACTCGTCATCAAAGAAGCAAGCTTCTTTATGTTACCGTTCGACTTGCATGTGTTAAGCCTGCCGCCAGCGTTCAATCTGAGCCATGATCAAACTCTTCAATTCAAGTTCAATCGCTCAATACTGCTGACATAAAATGTCACTACTTAATAAAGTATTATGAATTTCTAGTTAGCACCTATTAAGACTTCAAAATTAAAAAATATTTTTAAAACATGTCAATCAACAAGTGCCCACACAGATTGTCTGATATATTGTTAAAGAGCAAAAAATAACGACGCACTGGGTTTTATTACGTTTCACAACAGCGCGTCGTTGTGTGCGGCGTATTATAGGACTTTCAGAATTCTTTGCAAGTGCTTTTTTTAAAAAAATGTAATTTTTTTGCTATTTGCTTAGAAACACACCAACATGACGAGAAAAAATCATTTTAAAACGGTAATGCCATCAAATCCCCAAAGGGCTAATGCCTGTTCTAATTGATGTTTACTCTCTAGGTCCTGTGTACAAAAAACCTGATTTTTCACCTCTAATTTTGACCGCACTTCTAATTTATCAAGCAAGAACTGCAACCGCTTGGCAATAGCGAATCCTGGATCCATAAAATTCTTCACTTGAGGTAAGCAAATTTGAATTTCGTCTTTAATTAAAGGGAAATGCGTACAGCCTAAACAAATCGTATCTAAACTCTCTAGTGATGCCCAGGGACTTAATTCATTTTTCAATGCAATTAAATCAACCGATTTCCCTTGGATTTTATGTTCTGCGATTTCAACCAGCTTAGTGGAGCCTAACCGTTCAACCACACAATGGGCGGCAAACTGATGAATAAGATCATTAACATAAGGGCGTTTAACCGTGCCCCTTGTCGCCAATAGACCGATATGTTTCGTTTGTGAGATTTCTGCTGCTGGCTTAATAGCGGGCACGGTACCTACAATCGGAATAGAAAATTGCTCACGTAAAGGCGGTAACACTACAGTACTCGCAGTATTACAAGCAATCACAATGGCATCAAGTGGATAATCCTGATTAATTTTTTTACAAATATCCAATGTTCGCTGAATGATTGTTTCTTCTGATTTTTCTGAATAAGGAAAGCCAGCATTGTCAAAGCAATACAAATAACGGTTATCTGGCATCAGCTTTTTCGCTTCGCGATAAACGCTTAAGCCTCCCATTCCAGAATCAAAGAAAAGTACCGTTGATTTATTCATTTATATAAAACTCTTTCAAAAATAACCGCACTTTAGGCATTCGAATAAATTTCTCGATTATTTAGCCAACGGCGGATTAAACTGTCTGCCACATCCGGATATTTTACAATTAATGCCTTAGCATAATGTTGAACTGTTGGGAGCATTTTACGATCGCGCATTAAATTTGCCACTTTAAATTCGGCAATTCCTGTCTGTTTAGTGCCCAATACTTCACCTGGACCACGAATTTCTAAATCTTTCTCTGAAATAACAAAGCCATCTTGGCTATCACGCAATACCTGTAAACGTTTTTGCGACACTTTACCCAACGGCGGTTTATACATTAAGACACAAAAAGACGCTGTACTGCCACGCCCTACCCGTCCACGCAGCTGATGAAGTTGTGATAAGCCCAAACGCTCTGCATTTTCAATAATCATTAGACTGGCATTCGGCACATCTACGCCCACTTCGATCACGGTTGTAGCCACAAGCAAATCGAGTTCTGCATTTTTAAAGGCAGCCATAATATCTTGTTTTTCTTGCGGTTTCATTCGCCCATGTACAAGGCCAATTTTAAGCATCGGCAAGGCTTTCGTTAAATCTTCCCAAATTGCCTCGGCTGCTTGCGCTTCTAGCATTTCAGACTCATCAATTAACGTACAAACCCAATAAGCCTGACGTTTTTCATTAATACAGGCACTTTTGACTCGAGCAACGATTTCATCGCGACGCTCTTCAGAAATAACCACTGTCGTAATCGGCGTTCTACCCGGTGGCAATTCGTCAATAATTGATGTATCGAGATCGGCATAAACCGTCATCGCTAATGTTCTCGGGATTGGTGTTGCTGTCATAATCAGTTGATGTGGATAAAACCCTGCTTTTTCGCCTTTTTCTCGCAACATCAAACGTTGATGCACACCAAAACGATGCTGTTCATCTATAATCACCAAGGCTAAATCCGCAAATTCCACTTCTTCTTGGAATAAAGCATGTGTGCCCACTACCATTTGCACAGTACCCGATTTAATCTTTTCCAATTCGGTTTGGCGAGCTTTCCCTTTCACCTTACCCGCTAACCAGCCTACTTCAATACCAAAAGGTTCTAACCAACGGCGGAAATTATTTGCATGCTGTTCCGCTAAAATCTCTGTTGGCGCCATTAAAGCCACTTGTTTGCCATTATCAATCGCTAATAAGGCGGCTAATGCTGCTACCAATGTTTTTCCTGAACCTACGTCGCCCTGAACAAGTCGCATCATTGGATAATCTTTCGCTAAATCCTGTTCAATATCCGCCACCACTCTATTTTGGGCATTTGTTGGTTGAAAAGGCAAAGATGCAAGAAAACGTTGCTTCAAATCGGTTTGATAATGCAATGGCAACGCTAAAAACTGCTGCGTACCCAACCGCACTTTTTGCATCGCAAGATTATGCGCAAGAAGCTCTTCAAAGATAAGTCGTTGTTGTGCGGGATGCTGTCCTTTCTCCAAAACATCTAATGAGATATCTGGCGGCGGACGATGCAAAAATCGAATCGCATCCTTTAGGCTAAAAGGATGTGGATTAAATTCATTAGGTAAAATTTCCGTTAATTGGATTTTATCGAGTAAAGCCAATGCTTGATCGGTTAGCTTACGTAATGAATTTTGTTTTAAACCTTCCGTTGTGGAATAGATAGGCGTAAGTGTTTCCTCTAAAACCAATGGTGCATTATCCCGAATAATTTGATATTCAGGATGATGAATTTCCGCCATAAAACGCCCGCGTTTAATTTCACCAAACGCTTTGACGCGCGTACCAATCTGAAAACTGTTTTTCATCCCCGCATTAAAATTGAAGAAACGGAGCATAATCTTGCTCGTTCCATCAGAAAGACTTACGGTTAAAATAGGACGGCGCCCAAAGGCAACTTCACAAGTTTGGACAACCCCTTCAATGGTGGCATATTGTTCAGGACGAAGATCGGCAATAGGCGTAATTCTCGTGCGATCTTCATAACGGATTGGTAAATGAAAAAGTAAGTCTTGGAGATTATAAATTCCAATACGGCTTAATTTATCGGAGATTGCCGCACCTACACCCGATAAAGTGGTTAGAGGAACGGCATCGAGAAGTTGTGTACTCATTATGCTTCATTAATATTGCGCTTCAAACGAATCACACTGGTAATTTGTTTGATTTTTCGCATAATGTTTTCTAAATGATAGATATCTCTTGCGCCAACTTGGATAATGACTAATAGCAGATTATTCTCTAATTCTTCAGTCCAAATACTTTGAATATTACTTTCACAAGTCGCGACCGCTGTCATGAGGCTACCTAATACATTTTGTTCATTAAGCATTTCGATGTGTAATTCGGCATCAAAATTGACCGCACTTTCAGCCTCTTCCCATTTTGCCGCGGTGAAATCTTTGGCATTACTTGACGTTAAATTAGAACAAGCTTGATGATGTACAACCACACCTTTCTTCGCTGTACTTAATGCCACGATCGGATCACCCGGAATTGGATGACAACATTGAGCGAAAGACGCTTTCATTTCGCCATCTCGGCTTAACGTTAGCATACTTTGTGTATTTTCAGACACACCATCCACATCAATTTCAATGGCTTCATCCATTAATTGATGCGCAATAACACTCGACATTTGATTGCCCACACCGATTTCCTCAAAAAGCTCATTGAGGCTTGAAAGGTTCAATTCATTTAGTAGCGCTTGGATTTTCTCTTCAGAAACTTCAGAGAGATAATGAGGTTTCAAAGCCATTTCTAGCTGTTTTTTGCCCGTCTGAACCGCATCATCTGCACGCAATAATTTTAAGAAATGACGAATGCGGGTTCTTGCGCGAGCCGTCACGACAAAGTTTAACCAGTTAACGCTTGGATGAGTATTTTCACTGGTCACAATCTCAACGGTTTGACCAGACTCTAAAGCTTGTGATAACGGATAAGGTTTATGCTCTACTACTGCCGCAACACAATGATTTCCCACATCAGAATGCACGGCATAAGCAAAATCGACAGCTGTTGCACCCATTGGTAATTCAACGATGCGACCTTTCGGCGTAAAGACATAGATTTCTTTTGGGAAAAACTCTGATTTAACATTTTCAATAAACTCAAAAGAGTTACCCACGTTCTGTTGAATATCCACCAAGCTTTGCAACCAACGTTGTGCACGTACTTGAGCGGTGGTACTATCGTTTTTACCACCTTCTTTATACACCCAATGAGCGGTAACGCCCATTTCAGCAACCTGTTCCATTTCTTCAGTTTGCAAATGGACTTCCACAGGCACCCCATGAGGGCCAATCATTGAGGTTTGTAGTGCTTGGTAGCCATTTGCACGTGGCACGGCAATATAATCTTTCACTTTACCAGGGCGAGGCTTATACAAACTATGCATTTGCCCCAATCCGCGATAGCAATCATCCACCGAATTCACAATGACACGAAAAGCATAAATATCCATAATCGAATGGAATTTCTGATCTTTCGTACGCATTTTTTGGTAAATTTTATAGAGATGTTTTTCACGTCCCCAAATACGATTTGTAATACCTACATTATCAAGACGCTGTGAAATATCATTAGAAATGCGTTGAATCAATTCTTGACGAGAGCCACGCGCTTGCTCGACGAGCTTTTTAAGTACTTCATAACGGCGAGGATGCATTGCTTCAAAAGATAAATCTTCTAATTCATTTTTGATATGCTCAATGCCTAAACGGTGGGCTAATGGACAGTAAATCTCTAAAGTTTCTTTTGCGATACGACGACGTTTATCCGGACGTAATGAACCCAATGTTCGCATATTATGGGTACGGTCAGCTAGTTTGATTAAGACAACGCGAATATCTCGAGTCATCGCTAAAATCATTTTGCGGAAGTTTTCAACCTGCGCTTCTTGGCGGGTACGGAATTTCAATTTATCTAGTTTAGATACGCCATCAACAATTTCGGCTACGCTAGCGCCAAATTCATCTTTTAATTGGGATTCGGTATAAGGAGTATCTTCGATAACATCATGCAATAATGCGGCCATGATTGCTTCATGGTCTAAATGCATTTCTGCGATGATTGAGGCTACCGCAACAGGGTGAGTAATATAAGGTTCGCCGCTTGAGCGAAATTGTCCTTCGTGAGCATCTCGCGCAATGACGAATGCACGTTTGATTAATTCAATTTTATCGGCGGGCAAATACCCCTGAATAATTCGATATAAATCTGCAAACAATTCCAAAGGACACCTGACTTTTTGTAGAGAGAAAGACTAGGCGATCAAAATAGCTTTAATTTTGACCGCACTTTAATGAGATTATTCTGCGATTAACGCTACTGCTACTTCTTCGTTACGTTGAGAAGCTGCCACATCTAAATACTCTTTTGCATCCATGATTTCTTGGTTGATTAATCCTTTTTCGATTTCACGTAATGCGATTACTGTTGGTTTATCGTTATCTTCCGGCACTAACGGCTCACTTTGATGCAACTCTAATTGTCTCGCACGACGAGCGGCGGTTAAAATTAAATCAAAACGGTTACCAATTTTTTCTACTGCATCTTGCACAGTCACTCGAGCCATGTTTTACTCCGATGTTAAAAATAATGTCTATAAAGGGAAAATATTGTACTCAATTCAAGCTTATTTTGCTAGTAGCTGATGAATTAAGTCCGCATTTTCTGTTTGTTGATAAGCTTTGGTCAAGCGCTCTGCCTGTAAAATGCTTTGTAAATCGGCCAATGCCTGTTCAAAATTATCATTCACAATAACGTAATCATATTCATCATAATGCGAAATTTCGCTGATTGCTTTTGACATTCGCTCAGCAATGACCTCTTTGCTATCCTGTCCGCGTCCAACCAAGCGACGCTCCAATTCTGGCAATGATGGAGGCAAAATAAAAATGCTTTTTACAGAAGGTACTTTTTGACGAATTTGCTGCGCACCTTGCCAGTCAATATCTAAAAACACATCAATGCCTTTTGCTAAGTTTTCTTCAATTGCTGGCAATGAAGTGCCGTAATAATTGCCACCAAACACTTTTGCATATTCTAAGAAGTGACCTTTTTCAATTAAGGTTTCAAATTCTTCTACTGAAACAAAATAATAATGCACACCATGACTTTCACCTGGTCGAGGTGAACGCGTTGTGTGTGAAATAGATACCATTTTTTTCGTACCTTGATTTTTTTCTAATAACGCGGAAATTAATGATGACTTACCCGCCCCACTTGGGGCAGAAAGAATGTATAAATTACCTTGAGACATAATTGAAACCTCTTCTTGTTGTTTGTTTTTATTATACAAAAAGAAAAGGAAAAGTGCGGTCAAATTTTCATTTGTTTTACCAAATTATTAAAAACTGATCGAGATCACAAAAAAGTGGTATATACCCTTTTTTTTATCAAAATGCCCATGCTATAATCCACGGGAACTCGTGAGAGCAACGATTTTGTTTAACTTAAAAAAATAGAAGGTGAAAATCTTATGGCTATTAAAATTGGTATCAACGGTTTCGGCCGTATCGGTCGTATCGTATTCCGTGCAGCACAACATCGCGATGACATCGAAGTTGTAGGTATCAACGACTTAATCGACGTTGAATACATGGCTTACATGTTGAAATACGATTCAACTCACGGTCGTTTTGACGGTACTGTTGAAGTTAAAGACGGTAACTTAGTAGTAAACGGTAAAACTATCCGTGTTACTTCTGAACGTGATCCTGCAAACCTTAACTGGGGTGCGATCGGCGTTGATGTTGCAGTTGAAGCAACAGGTTTATTCTTAACTGATGAAACAGCACGCAAACACATCACTGCTGGTGCGAAAAAAGTCGTATTAACAGGCCCTTCTAAAGATAGCACACCAATGTTCGTACGTGGTGTAAACTTCGGTGCATACGCAGGCCAAGACATCGTGTCTAACGCTTCTTGTACGACAAACTGTTTAGCACCTTTAGCACGTGTTGTTCACGAAACTTTCGGTATCAAAGATGGTTTAATGACTACAGTTCACGCAACCACAGCAACTCAAAAAACTGTTGATGGTCCATCAGCTAAAGACTGGCGCGGTGGTCGTGGTGCGGCACAAAACATCATCCCTTCATCTACCGGTGCAGCGAAAGCTGTGGGTAAAGTATTACCAGCATTAAATGGTAAATTAACTGGTATGGCGTTCCGTGTTCCTACTCCAAACGTTTCTGTAGTTGACTTAACTGTAAATTTAGAAAAACCAGCAACTTACGAACAAATCAAACAAGCAATCAAAGATGCAGCTGAAGGTAAAACTTTCAACGGCGAATTAAAAGGCGTTTTAGGTTACACTGAAGATGCAGTAGTTTCTACAGACTTCAACGGCTGTGCTTTAACTTCTGTATTTGATGCTGATGCGGGTATCGCATTAACTGATTCTTTCGTTAAATTAGTATCTTGGTACGATAACGAAACTGGTTACTCAAACAAAGTATTAGACTTAGTTGCACACGTTTACAACTACAAAGGCTAATCAAAATCGCTAAAAAATTGACCGCTCTTTTTAGAGCGGTTTTTTTATTTCCAATCCATTTCACTTAATCAATATTTTTAAAATTCTTTATTTCTCATCCAGAGATAAAAATAGAAAAATAAATATGTCTATTATTTATTCTATATTCACAAAATAACAACATTTCACTAGATTTTAAATTTATTTCGTTTATATTAGCGTACAGTTGTTCGCTCAAATAAGGCTTATATGAATTTAGAACGTCATTTCGTCAATCGAATTCGCCAACAGGCAAAAACTCGTCAAAATGCAACCGCACTTCGCCATAAAATTAATGGCTTATGGAAAGATATTTCGTGGAACGCATTTCAACAACAGCTTGATCAGCTTTCATTAGCTTTTCTTGCTTGCAATATTCAAGTACAAGATAAAATTGCAATTTTTGCGCACAATATGTCACGTTGGACAATCGCAGATATTGCGGCACTTCAAGTCCGTGCCATTACCGTTCCAATTTATGCGACCAATACTGCACAACAGGCAGAATTTATTTTAAATCATGCTGATGTCAAAATACTGTTTGTTGGCGATCAAGAACAATATGATCAAGCGTTAGAAATTGCGTATCAATGTCCACAATTACAAAAAATTGTGGCCATGAAAGAACAAATTCAACTGACAGAAACTACCCTTTCCTACCATTGGGACGATTTAATTCAATTAGGTACAGAAGAATTCCAAACTGAATTTGAAACTCGCTTAGCAAGTAAGACAATAGATGATTTATTCACGATCATCTATACCTCAGGCACAACAGGTGAACCGAAAGGCGTAATGCTTGATTACAGTAACTTAGCGCATCAACTTGAAGCCCATGATATTGCATTAGATGTTAATCAAGATGAGGTTTCACTTTCTTTTTTACCATTTAGTCACATTTTTGAGCGTGCTTGGGTTGCCTATGTGTTACATCGCGGAGCAATCCTTTGTTATCTCGAAGATACTAATCAAGTACGTGAAGCATTAACAGAAGTGCGCCCAACCTTTATGTGTGCAGTACCGCGTTTCTATGAAAAAATTTATTCTGCTGTACTGGATAAAGTCCAAAAAGCCCCTTTTATTCGTCAGATGATTTTCCACTGGGCGATTGCAGTGGGACAAAAACGTTTTTATCTTCTCTCTCAAAATAAAAAAGTCCCGTTCTTCTTGCAAAAACGCTATGCACTGGCCGATAAACTGGTGCTTTCTAAACTACGTTCATTGTTAGGCGGACGTATTAAAATGATGCCCTGCGGTGGCGCAAAATTAGAACCAACCATTGGCCTTTTCTTCCATAGCATTGGGATTAATATCAAACTCGGTTATGGCATGACTGAAACCACGGCTACTGTTTCTTGCTGGGATGACCATCATTTTAATCCGAATTCTATTGGTAAATTAATGCCAAACGCAGAAGTTAAAATTGGGGAAAATAATGAGATTCTGGTGCGTGGCGGCATGGTGATGAAAGGTTACTATAAAAAGCCAGAAGAAACGGCTCAAGCTTTCACCGAAGATGGTTTCTTGAAAACGGGAGATGCGGGTGAGTTTGATGCTGATGGTAATTTATTTATTACCGACCGTATTAAAGAATTGATGAAAACGTCTAATGGTAAATACATTGCGCCACAATATATCGAAGGTAAAATCGGTAAAGATAAATTTATCGAACAAATTGCGATTATTGCCGATGCAAAAAAATATGTTTCAGCGTTGATCGTACCTTGTTTTGATAGCGTAGAAGAATATGCGAAAAAACTGAATATTAAGTATCAAGATCGCATGGAATTACTCAAACACTCTGATATTATCAAAATGTTTGAGCAACGTATCGAAAGTCTTCAAAAAGAACTGGCGCACTTCGAGCAAGTGAAGAAATTTACGTTACTCTCTCAGGCATTTAGCGTAAAACTTGGTGAAATCACGCCTACGCTCAAGTTACGCCGAAAGGTGATTATGGAACGTTATCGTCATATTATTGATTCGATGTATTCCAACAATAAAGAGAACAAGGAAAATAAAAAATAAAAAAAGTGCGGTGAATTTGATCTGCACCCCAAAAGTTGGACTCAACAAACCAACAATTGAGGTGCAGATTTTTTTATGGGTAAACACTACACAATCGAATTTAAATTACAGGTTCTTCAACCTATTTTGAATGGGAAAATGAGTATTAGAGAAACTGCGCGTTTTTACAATATTCCTTCCAACTCCCTAGTCGGGACATGGTTGAAACGATTTGAAAAAAGTGGCATAAAAGGACTTATTCCCCGTAAACCATCAGGACGACCGCCGATGAAACCCAAATATGCAAAAATGCCACCGCCACCCAAAACTGAAGAAGACCGTTTACGCCTGAGAATTTTACAGCTTGAAGCGGAG
This is a stretch of genomic DNA from Haemophilus parainfluenzae. It encodes these proteins:
- a CDS encoding helix-turn-helix domain-containing protein, with the protein product MGKHYTIEFKLQVLQPILNGKMSIRETARFYNIPSNSLVGTWLKRFEKSGIKGLIPRKPSGRPPMKPKYAKMPPPPKTEEDRLRLRILQLEAEVAYLKELRRLRLQDEAEQRKLSKG
- the gmk gene encoding guanylate kinase produces the protein MSQGNLYILSAPSGAGKSSLISALLEKNQGTKKMVSISHTTRSPRPGESHGVHYYFVSVEEFETLIEKGHFLEYAKVFGGNYYGTSLPAIEENLAKGIDVFLDIDWQGAQQIRQKVPSVKSIFILPPSLPELERRLVGRGQDSKEVIAERMSKAISEISHYDEYDYVIVNDNFEQALADLQSILQAERLTKAYQQTENADLIHQLLAK
- the gap gene encoding type I glyceraldehyde-3-phosphate dehydrogenase gives rise to the protein MAIKIGINGFGRIGRIVFRAAQHRDDIEVVGINDLIDVEYMAYMLKYDSTHGRFDGTVEVKDGNLVVNGKTIRVTSERDPANLNWGAIGVDVAVEATGLFLTDETARKHITAGAKKVVLTGPSKDSTPMFVRGVNFGAYAGQDIVSNASCTTNCLAPLARVVHETFGIKDGLMTTVHATTATQKTVDGPSAKDWRGGRGAAQNIIPSSTGAAKAVGKVLPALNGKLTGMAFRVPTPNVSVVDLTVNLEKPATYEQIKQAIKDAAEGKTFNGELKGVLGYTEDAVVSTDFNGCALTSVFDADAGIALTDSFVKLVSWYDNETGYSNKVLDLVAHVYNYKG
- a CDS encoding AMP-dependent synthetase/ligase, whose translation is MNLERHFVNRIRQQAKTRQNATALRHKINGLWKDISWNAFQQQLDQLSLAFLACNIQVQDKIAIFAHNMSRWTIADIAALQVRAITVPIYATNTAQQAEFILNHADVKILFVGDQEQYDQALEIAYQCPQLQKIVAMKEQIQLTETTLSYHWDDLIQLGTEEFQTEFETRLASKTIDDLFTIIYTSGTTGEPKGVMLDYSNLAHQLEAHDIALDVNQDEVSLSFLPFSHIFERAWVAYVLHRGAILCYLEDTNQVREALTEVRPTFMCAVPRFYEKIYSAVLDKVQKAPFIRQMIFHWAIAVGQKRFYLLSQNKKVPFFLQKRYALADKLVLSKLRSLLGGRIKMMPCGGAKLEPTIGLFFHSIGINIKLGYGMTETTATVSCWDDHHFNPNSIGKLMPNAEVKIGENNEILVRGGMVMKGYYKKPEETAQAFTEDGFLKTGDAGEFDADGNLFITDRIKELMKTSNGKYIAPQYIEGKIGKDKFIEQIAIIADAKKYVSALIVPCFDSVEEYAKKLNIKYQDRMELLKHSDIIKMFEQRIESLQKELAHFEQVKKFTLLSQAFSVKLGEITPTLKLRRKVIMERYRHIIDSMYSNNKENKENKK